The sequence TCTTCATCCATCAACTCTATGGTTTGGTATTTAACAGATATTGATCTTTTTGATACACGCTTTGCCCTGCTCCCATTTGATAAACGAAGTTTGGTTTCAGGTAAAAATGTGGGAACTCCTTATCTAGATGCACAAATGAATATGCCCCTTTTAATTTTAGTCTTAGGAAGTTTTGTCATCAGCTTGCTTGGATCAAAACCACGAGAGAAAAGTTTGAGTTTTTTTACAGTCAGTGTGATCTTTTTTATCTTCGCAAGTATATTATCTCTTTCTCCTGAAGCCTTCACTTACTTACCCCAAAAAGCAGCGGTCATTCAATTTGGCTATCGATTTATTACTTATCAAAATCTTATGGCTTTTTTAGCACTGATTGCTTTGATGCTGGTAAAACCAGGTGTTTTTGAAAAAATCAAAGACAGCTGGCAAAAAACTTCTTTGATAACGATCTGTTTAACATTGGCACTGTGTGGAGTTTTTCTCAAATACCAACGAGCCAATGTAATTCGCAATAAAAATTCAAAACCGGGATATGAGTTCAAGGCAGAAGATAAAACTGCTTTTTTGAAGATGCATAAGAATTTTAATTATAGAGTGTATAACTCCATTGATATCCCTAATATTCCCATCTCCATAGATGCGCCTATTGATAATGTGGTTTTTAATTTGGGGACAGGTGAAAATTTCAGCGACCCTCAGCCCCTGAATATCGAAGTAAAAACGGGCCAGTGGTTTAAGACCAATGTGGTTTCTTTTGATTGGAATAAAATCAGCGTGGGCAATGAAGAACTAAGCTCGGATCAAATCAAAAGACACGATGCTCATTTGGCTATCTGGATACCTGCCGGCCAGCATACCTTGGTGACATCTGTGAAACCAGACCCTGCCTTACTTATTTTAAGAGGCATTTCATTTTATTCATTTGTGATGTGGGTTGTAGGAGCTTTGATATTCATCATTCGACAAAGACGAGTTTACTTGTGAATCTCGCAAGATTCCCCGCCTACTTTTTTTAGAATCTTTTCTAAACTAACTAAAGCCTCTTTAAAGCCGCGGCCTTTTTCAAGATGCCCCTGCCAAATTTCAGGAATAAACCCTACATCTAGTTTAGAGAGCAATGTGAAAATATGTTCAAAATCAATATCACCTTGGCCAATTTGTAAACCCTCTTGGGTTGCACCTTTGCCATCAGAAATATGCAGGTAGTGAACATGATCCAAAATTTTCTTAGTGAAATCAGAGAGTGTCACGCCCGCATGGTTGCAATAGAGTTGCGCATGAGACGTATCATAGCAAATTCCCCATTTCATATCGCCAGCGAACTGTGCGATTTCACCAGCGTCCATGAATATAGTATTGTACCACTGCCCGCCAAAATACCAAGGCAGTGGCGGCATGTTTTCTACCAAGAGCTGTACACCTTCTGAATTGATAGATTTTAAGTTCTTCTTTAAAAGTTTATATTGATCTTCTTTGTTAGACAGTGTGGCTTTTTTAAAATGTCCACCCGGGTGAACGACCACTCGAGGGCCACGGGGGTCTTTCATCCCTTTAAAGTTCACAGCTAGATCACGAGCCAGGGCAATGGTTCTCTGAAGCATCTCGAGGCTGTACTCAGTTACGCTTGAATCTTGAGAACTAAAATCGATAAGCTGGTCTTTAAAATACTCTGGGGCATGTACCACCAAATCTTGTTCATGAACGTGTTGATGATTAGATTCATAGCCGACAAGATCACGCCAGGTCAGATGAATTTCAATTAAATCTGGTTTAAGATCTAAAAATTCATTGTAGTCGTTAAGACGACCAACGATACCCCAAGTTTTTTTGATGTCGTATTTTTGCACTCGTTGAGTTTCAGAATTTTCTAAGACGTCAAAAAAGAGATAATCATCTTTTTTAAGATCTCCCTTTATTTTTTTACCGATAAATTTGCCAATTTCAAGTGGAGACACTCCCTTAGCTGGTGACTTAACATCTAAGTGTTCAGCCGTTAATAGAGTCCCCGCTTTAAGATCAAAAGCAGCTACTAAAGATTTTGCTAATGTAATTCTGTTATTTTTTTCACCTTGATTATAGTTTTTCGCTGGAAGCCCCAGACTCTCTTCCACTTTTCGAACATCGGCTACCATTCGTCCAAAATCTTCTATGGTCAAAGAAGAGCTGTGATCTGGTCCGGTTTGATCTACATCCCGTGTGATATGGCGTTCAATGATCATCGCACCAAGTGCTACTGCAGTTAAAGTGGGCACATATCCACGCTCATGACCTGAGTAACCAACTTTTATACCAGTCTTTTTTTCTAAAACTGGAATGTACTTTAAATTGATATCACCAGGAGATGCTGGGTAAGTACTATTGCAATGCAAAAGAGAAAAATCGGCATTTTTTGATTTAAGAAAATCTACAACCTGTAAGATTTCTTTTTCATTAGACATACCTGTAGACAAAATCATGGGCAAATCAAAACCAGCTACCACTTCTAGAAGAGGTAACGATGTAAAATCAGGAGAGCCTATTTTAAATAATTTTACTCCAAGATCTTTGAGAAAATACGCTGACTTTTTATCAAATGGGGTTGCAAAAAAATCGACAGTAAATTGTTTTGAATAATCAAACAATTCTTTAACATCGTCATAAGTAAGATGAGCTTTTTTTAATTCATGAAGTATATATTGAGTGCCCTGTTCAGCTTTAAGTGGATCATCCAAAACAGCTTTTGTGTAGACAGCTTCAAGATCACGCACTTGAATTTTTACGCCATTAGCCCCGGCTTCAACAGCAGCTTTGATGAGCTTTTTGGCTTCACCAAGATTACCATTATGATTAATCCCTACCTCTGCAATGATGTAGACGCCCTTAAAGGTTTTAAAAAGGCTACTCACTTTTGAGTCTCCTTTTTTTGTAAAGCGAGCTCATGATCAACCATGATTTTAAACATCTGACTAAAACTCGTTTTTGGAGACCAGTTTATTTTAGCTTTGGTGTTTTCAATATCCACACAAATTTCTGGAGCTTCAAAAGGCCTGAACAATGTAGGGTCAACACGCACATATTTATCATAATCAAGATCAAGCAGTTCAAGAGCTTGGCGAGCAATGGATTCAATAGAATGACTAACGCCCGA is a genomic window of Oligoflexia bacterium containing:
- a CDS encoding N-acetylneuraminate synthase family protein, whose amino-acid sequence is MSSLFKTFKGVYIIAEVGINHNGNLGEAKKLIKAAVEAGANGVKIQVRDLEAVYTKAVLDDPLKAEQGTQYILHELKKAHLTYDDVKELFDYSKQFTVDFFATPFDKKSAYFLKDLGVKLFKIGSPDFTSLPLLEVVAGFDLPMILSTGMSNEKEILQVVDFLKSKNADFSLLHCNSTYPASPGDINLKYIPVLEKKTGIKVGYSGHERGYVPTLTAVALGAMIIERHITRDVDQTGPDHSSSLTIEDFGRMVADVRKVEESLGLPAKNYNQGEKNNRITLAKSLVAAFDLKAGTLLTAEHLDVKSPAKGVSPLEIGKFIGKKIKGDLKKDDYLFFDVLENSETQRVQKYDIKKTWGIVGRLNDYNEFLDLKPDLIEIHLTWRDLVGYESNHQHVHEQDLVVHAPEYFKDQLIDFSSQDSSVTEYSLEMLQRTIALARDLAVNFKGMKDPRGPRVVVHPGGHFKKATLSNKEDQYKLLKKNLKSINSEGVQLLVENMPPLPWYFGGQWYNTIFMDAGEIAQFAGDMKWGICYDTSHAQLYCNHAGVTLSDFTKKILDHVHYLHISDGKGATQEGLQIGQGDIDFEHIFTLLSKLDVGFIPEIWQGHLEKGRGFKEALVSLEKILKKVGGESCEIHK